The following coding sequences lie in one Mucilaginibacter sp. KACC 22773 genomic window:
- a CDS encoding Rieske (2Fe-2S) protein has product MTWYKIAEIKNTPEPFIKKVKAGNRSICLIGFEGKIYATAINCPHAGFDLSQGLCVKGKIVCPYHRYTYNLTTGKGGEGQNDYLETYPVDIRGDDIYVGINSFWDKVKQAFK; this is encoded by the coding sequence ATGACCTGGTATAAAATCGCCGAAATAAAAAATACTCCTGAGCCATTCATCAAAAAAGTAAAAGCCGGAAATAGAAGCATTTGCCTGATAGGCTTTGAGGGCAAGATTTACGCAACTGCAATTAACTGTCCGCATGCGGGATTCGACCTAAGCCAGGGTTTGTGCGTTAAAGGAAAAATTGTTTGCCCTTATCATCGCTACACCTATAACCTAACTACCGGCAAGGGCGGGGAGGGGCAGAATGATTATTTGGAGACTTACCCTGTCGACATCAGGGGCGATGATATTTACGTTGGTATTAATTCTTTTTGGGATAAGGTGAAGCAAGCGTTTAAGTGA
- a CDS encoding carbohydrate-binding protein has product MKTILLSLFGMAFFCYAFTFKQTGAGKPWQNKIQELPGRLECEFYNTGGEGVAYHDSDSTNNGSGKLNPANGTFLNEFRMKEGVDISYTKAHDHIDDNPYNKVPRDMNKFYVGWTQPGEWINYTVKITKSGTYAIGVLYTSNGDGAISIDVDGKDATGPMKIASTHDNQDTIAWRQWHHWSAADSIGSISLTKGVHVLKLHIVANGNMNLDYLDFK; this is encoded by the coding sequence ATGAAAACGATTCTGTTGTCCTTGTTCGGTATGGCGTTTTTTTGCTATGCCTTTACATTTAAGCAAACTGGTGCCGGCAAACCCTGGCAAAATAAAATACAGGAACTGCCCGGTAGGCTGGAGTGCGAATTTTATAATACCGGTGGCGAGGGTGTAGCCTATCATGACAGCGACAGCACCAATAACGGCAGCGGCAAGCTTAACCCCGCCAACGGAACTTTTTTAAATGAGTTCAGAATGAAAGAAGGTGTTGATATATCGTACACCAAGGCTCATGACCATATTGACGATAACCCGTACAACAAGGTGCCGCGTGACATGAACAAATTTTATGTTGGCTGGACACAACCCGGCGAATGGATCAACTACACCGTTAAGATAACCAAATCAGGAACTTATGCTATAGGCGTTTTATATACATCAAATGGCGATGGTGCTATCTCTATAGATGTTGACGGTAAAGATGCCACCGGCCCCATGAAAATAGCATCAACCCACGATAACCAGGATACTATTGCATGGCGGCAATGGCATCATTGGAGCGCTGCAGACTCTATCGGCTCAATATCTTTAACCAAAGGTGTACATGTGCTAAAACTTCACATTGTTGCAAACGGGAATATGAACCTGGATTATTTAGACTTTAAATAA
- a CDS encoding 7-carboxy-7-deazaguanine synthase QueE, with amino-acid sequence MAHQIPDDGTLLPLMEEFYTIQGEGYNTGKAAYFIRLGGCDVGCHWCDVKESWDAELHPLTAADQIVANASIHPSKAVVVTGGEPLIYNLDYLTTQLHDRGIKTFIETSGAYPLSGDWDWICLSPKKFKAPTQQVAEHAHELKVIVFNKSDFEWAEYHAKMVSPDCKLYLQPEWSKSKEMTPLIVDYVMNNPQWEISLQTHKYLNIP; translated from the coding sequence ATGGCACACCAAATTCCAGACGATGGCACGCTGCTTCCTTTAATGGAAGAGTTTTATACAATACAGGGCGAAGGATACAACACCGGCAAAGCCGCTTATTTTATCCGTCTTGGCGGCTGTGATGTTGGCTGCCATTGGTGCGACGTAAAGGAAAGTTGGGACGCCGAACTGCATCCGCTTACCGCTGCCGATCAGATTGTTGCCAATGCATCCATACATCCTTCAAAGGCTGTTGTGGTAACCGGTGGCGAGCCGCTTATTTACAATCTTGATTATCTGACCACACAATTGCATGACCGGGGTATAAAAACTTTTATTGAAACATCCGGTGCATACCCGCTATCAGGCGATTGGGATTGGATTTGCCTGTCGCCAAAAAAGTTCAAAGCGCCAACGCAACAGGTTGCCGAGCACGCCCACGAATTAAAAGTGATTGTATTTAACAAATCGGATTTTGAATGGGCCGAGTATCACGCCAAAATGGTATCACCCGATTGTAAACTGTATTTACAACCCGAATGGTCAAAATCAAAAGAAATGACCCCGCTTATTGTTGACTATGTGATGAATAATCCTCAATGGGAAATTTCGTTACAAACGCATAAATACCTGAATATCCCGTAA
- a CDS encoding OmpA family protein, whose product MRVVIVFALFLFFSVAGWSQQRQYSTKNSEAIKYFAQAGQNLDEHYYDDAIENLQKAIAEDSKFVEAHAQLADVLKMRHLYKQAIDEYLKVIQLNPEFNRSIYLRIGETEIFEAKYTQAQQHLEKYLTYPDLTPQNNALAQKLIADTKFSVQALQHPVPFKPINMGANINTADDEYLPVATADESMLIFTRKINKNEDFYKSLKVNGKWDTATYLSNRINTDQYNEGAQSISQDGKYLFFTGCNRPDGRGRCDIYIAQKRGDDWGKPFDLSPPINTSGWESQPSISADGRTLYFVSNKKGGYGGYDIWKSSLTDKGWGEPENMGPNINTSYDEQSPFIHADDSTFYFCSNGWPGLGNKDLFVSRLGKDGKWQKPQNLGYPINTNGDENGLTLTAYGNYAFFASDNLNGFGGYDIYTFELPASLRPHIVTYVKGNVNDIKTHEPLEAAVEIIDLQNNTPVYQDYSSANEGDFLATITSGKNYGLNISKSGYLFYSDNFSLVGYKEQKPFHIKALLSPIEVGNKVILKNIFFDTNKFDLQSDSKAELLKLVEFLNVNPTVHIEISGHTDNVGAVQFNQTLSENRAKSVYQYLVTNGIPAARLVYKGYGETQPIAPNTTDENKAKNRRTEFMIIAK is encoded by the coding sequence ATGAGAGTTGTAATCGTCTTCGCCCTGTTTTTGTTCTTTTCTGTTGCTGGATGGTCTCAGCAAAGGCAATATTCCACCAAAAACAGTGAGGCAATAAAGTATTTTGCCCAGGCCGGTCAAAACCTTGATGAGCATTACTACGATGATGCCATTGAGAACCTGCAAAAAGCTATCGCCGAAGATTCGAAGTTTGTTGAGGCCCATGCACAGCTGGCGGATGTATTAAAAATGCGGCACCTTTATAAGCAGGCAATTGATGAATACCTTAAAGTTATCCAGTTAAATCCCGAATTTAATCGCTCCATTTACCTGCGAATTGGCGAAACGGAAATTTTTGAAGCTAAGTACACACAGGCACAACAGCACCTGGAAAAATACCTCACCTATCCTGATTTAACGCCCCAGAATAATGCATTAGCCCAAAAGCTAATAGCCGATACAAAGTTTAGCGTACAGGCTCTACAACATCCTGTACCGTTTAAACCCATTAATATGGGTGCCAATATAAATACCGCCGATGATGAATACCTGCCGGTGGCTACGGCAGATGAAAGCATGCTCATTTTTACCCGTAAAATAAACAAAAACGAAGACTTTTATAAAAGCCTGAAAGTGAACGGCAAATGGGATACCGCCACTTACCTGAGCAACCGCATTAACACCGATCAATACAACGAGGGGGCGCAATCCATATCGCAGGATGGTAAATACCTTTTTTTTACGGGCTGTAATCGCCCCGACGGCCGCGGCCGTTGTGATATTTATATTGCACAAAAACGAGGAGATGATTGGGGCAAACCATTCGACCTGAGTCCGCCCATAAATACCTCGGGCTGGGAATCGCAGCCATCAATAAGCGCAGACGGGCGTACGCTGTATTTTGTAAGCAATAAAAAAGGAGGGTACGGCGGCTACGATATATGGAAATCGTCGCTGACAGACAAAGGCTGGGGCGAGCCCGAAAATATGGGGCCCAATATCAATACCTCCTATGACGAGCAATCGCCGTTTATTCATGCCGATGACAGTACTTTTTATTTTTGTTCAAATGGCTGGCCGGGCTTAGGCAACAAAGATTTATTTGTAAGCAGGCTTGGCAAAGACGGCAAATGGCAAAAGCCTCAAAACCTGGGCTATCCAATTAATACCAATGGCGATGAAAACGGCCTTACACTTACAGCTTACGGAAACTACGCCTTTTTTGCCTCAGATAACCTTAATGGCTTCGGGGGGTACGATATTTATACATTTGAACTACCCGCAAGCTTAAGACCCCATATTGTAACTTATGTAAAAGGCAATGTAAACGATATAAAAACCCATGAGCCGCTGGAAGCCGCCGTTGAGATTATTGACCTGCAAAATAACACGCCAGTTTACCAGGACTACAGTAGTGCCAACGAGGGCGACTTTTTAGCTACTATAACATCGGGCAAAAATTACGGGTTGAATATTTCGAAAAGTGGTTATTTGTTTTACTCAGATAATTTCTCGCTGGTTGGTTACAAAGAGCAGAAACCTTTCCATATTAAAGCGTTATTATCTCCAATAGAGGTTGGCAATAAAGTGATCCTGAAAAATATTTTCTTTGATACAAACAAATTCGACCTGCAGAGCGACTCAAAAGCAGAACTGTTAAAACTGGTTGAATTCTTAAACGTAAACCCAACTGTTCATATCGAAATATCAGGCCATACAGATAACGTTGGCGCGGTTCAATTTAATCAAACACTATCAGAAAACCGGGCGAAATCGGTTTACCAGTATCTTGTTACCAACGGAATACCCGCTGCCCGCCTTGTTTATAAAGGCTATGGCGAAACCCAGCCCATTGCACCAAATACTACCGATGAAAACAAGGCCAAAAACAGGCGTACAGAGTTTATGATTATTGCGAAATAA